A single Klebsiella variicola DNA region contains:
- a CDS encoding glycosyl hydrolase family 8, giving the protein MPLRALVAVIVTTAVMLVPRAWADTAWERYKARFMMPDGRIIDTANGNVSHTEGQGFAMLLAVANNDRPAFDKLWQWTDSTLRDKSNGLFYWRYNPVAPDPIADKNNASDGDTLIAWALLRAQKQWQDKRYAIASDAITASLLKYTVVTFAGRQVMLPGVKGFNLNDHLNLNPSYFIFPAWRAFAERTHLTAWRTLQTDGQALLGQMGWGKLHLPSDWVALRADGKMLPAKEWPPRMSFDAIRIPLYLSWADPQSALLAPWKAWMQSYPRLQTPAWINVSTNEVAPWYMAGGLLAVRDLTLGEPQEAPQIDDKDDYYSASLKQLVWLAKQDQR; this is encoded by the coding sequence ATGCCCCTGCGTGCTTTAGTGGCGGTGATAGTGACAACGGCAGTGATGCTGGTGCCCCGGGCGTGGGCGGATACGGCCTGGGAGCGCTATAAGGCCCGTTTTATGATGCCGGACGGCCGTATCATTGATACCGCCAATGGCAATGTGTCGCATACGGAAGGTCAGGGCTTTGCCATGCTCCTGGCGGTGGCGAATAACGATCGCCCGGCGTTCGACAAGCTGTGGCAGTGGACGGACAGCACCCTGCGCGATAAGTCTAACGGGCTGTTTTACTGGCGTTATAACCCGGTGGCACCGGACCCTATCGCCGATAAAAACAACGCCTCTGATGGCGATACGCTGATCGCCTGGGCGCTGTTGCGTGCGCAAAAGCAGTGGCAGGACAAGCGCTACGCGATTGCCTCGGATGCCATCACCGCCTCCCTGCTGAAATATACGGTGGTGACCTTCGCCGGTCGTCAGGTGATGCTCCCGGGCGTGAAAGGGTTCAATCTCAACGACCATCTGAACCTTAATCCCTCCTATTTCATCTTTCCGGCCTGGCGCGCCTTCGCGGAGCGGACGCATCTGACCGCCTGGCGGACATTGCAGACCGACGGACAGGCGCTGCTGGGGCAGATGGGGTGGGGGAAATTACACCTGCCCAGCGACTGGGTGGCGCTGCGGGCGGATGGCAAGATGCTGCCAGCCAAAGAGTGGCCGCCGCGGATGAGTTTCGATGCGATTCGTATCCCGCTGTATCTCTCGTGGGCCGATCCGCAAAGCGCTTTGCTCGCGCCGTGGAAGGCCTGGATGCAGAGTTACCCGCGTCTGCAAACCCCGGCGTGGATCAACGTCAGCACCAACGAGGTGGCCCCCTGGTATATGGCCGGCGGTCTGCTGGCGGTGCGCGATCTGACGCTGGGTGAACCGCAGGAGGCGCCGCAGATTGACGACAAGGATGATTATTACTCTGCCAGCCTCAAGCAGTTGGTCTGGCTGGCGAAACAGGATCAGCGTTAG
- the bcsD gene encoding cellulose biosynthesis protein BcsD yields the protein MMTENNNPVVTTWFQQQQTPAGWFDLLVIMVEGMLNNAGELESQPFLRQMGASLAETHPLPASETVGELEANINRLLTHFHWGVVTIDVGEDGLRLRHQALPVSRDDAGRVRWCNAFCAILEGLYSRWLQSQGGSAHVVLQRERVFSVSDVQFLYYHP from the coding sequence ATGATGACGGAGAACAATAACCCGGTGGTCACGACCTGGTTCCAGCAGCAGCAGACGCCTGCCGGATGGTTCGATCTGTTGGTTATTATGGTCGAAGGTATGTTAAATAATGCCGGCGAGCTGGAAAGCCAGCCCTTCCTGCGTCAGATGGGCGCCTCGCTGGCGGAGACCCATCCGCTGCCGGCGTCGGAGACGGTGGGAGAGCTGGAGGCGAATATCAACCGGCTGCTGACCCATTTCCACTGGGGCGTGGTGACGATTGATGTCGGTGAGGATGGCCTGCGCCTGCGCCATCAGGCGTTGCCGGTCAGCCGGGACGACGCGGGACGCGTGCGCTGGTGCAACGCGTTCTGTGCCATACTGGAGGGGTTATATTCTCGCTGGCTGCAGAGTCAGGGAGGCAGTGCTCATGTCGTTTTACAACGTGAGCGGGTGTTCTCTGTCTCTGACGTTCAGTTTCTTTACTACCATCCATAA